In Sparus aurata chromosome 2, fSpaAur1.1, whole genome shotgun sequence, a single genomic region encodes these proteins:
- the slc19a3a gene encoding thiamine transporter 1 isoform X2 gives MEAAKKLREDWRYPTTLLCIYGFFSTVKPLEPFLIPYLTGPDKNLTTEQVNNQIFPVWTYSYLSVLVPVFLLTDWLRYKPVVVFQCVSLFVTTAMLRWMYSVPAMQAMQFFYGVVTASEVAYFSYIYSMVDLKRYRKATSYSRSVQLLGYTVGSVLGQLLVSFDLMSYDNIVVFTLVLTAIALFTSCLLPMPQQSMFFHRKHTGQKTATEGAKGHVDGTGDATEHTSGSKVSEEGVKVENAEVRGEMEDEAGTGLDEKGFKVEDLGESVGTNTCSKVLCQLWRDFRQCYSSRQLLYWSVWWAMATCGYNQTVNYVQVLWEHVQPSQNFSIYNGGVEAVSNLFGAATAYGIGFTEVRWEQWGELALGGFSGLGSAALFLMTFTGNIWVCYISYVVFKGLYMLLITIAMFQIAADLTMERYALVFGANSFGALALQTIITSVVVDSRGLGLGIIPQFTIYASYFSFIAVVFSLRGLFTIWTAQRRSKDSITPEKTEPPDSVEHRF, from the exons ATGGAGGCAGCGAAGAAGTTGAGGGAAGACTGGAGGTATCCCACAACTCTGCTGTGCATATATGGATTCTTCAGCACAGTTAAACCCCTGGAGCCTTTCCTCATCCCATACCTGACAGGACCGGACAAGAATTTGACAACGGAGCAG GTAAACAATCAAATTTTCCCAGTGTGGACGTACTCCTACCTGTCTGTGCTGGTGCCGGTGTTCCTGCTGACGGACTGGCTGCGCTACAAGCCTGTGGTGGTGTTTCAGTGCGTCAGCCTCTTTGTCACCACAGCGATGCTACGCTGGATGTACAGTGTACCCGCCATGCAGGCCATGCAGTTCTTCTACGGGGTGGTGACAGCCAGTGAGGTGGCCTATTTCTCCTACATCTACAG tatgGTGGATCTGAAGAGATACCGAAAAGCCACCTCTTACAGCCGCAGTGTGCAGCTCCTGGGGTACACAGTGGGCTCTGTGCTGGGCCAGCTGCTCGTCAGCTTCGACCTCATGTCCTACGACAACATCGTGGTATTTACTCTAGTTCTTACTGCCATCGCTCTCTTCACTTCCTGCCTCCTGCCAATGCCTCAGCAGAGCATGTTCTTTCACCGCAAACACACTggacagaaaacagcaacagagGGTGCAAAGGGTCATGTAGATGGGACTGGGGATGCAACGGAACACACAAGTGGATCAAAGGTTTCCGAGGAAGGAGTAAAAGTTGAAAATGCGGAAGTAAGAGGTGAAATGGAGGATGAAGCAGGAACAGGACTTGATGAGAAAGGCTTTAAAGTTGAGGACCTTGGTGAGTCAGTTGGCACAAACACCTGTAGCAAAGTCCTCTGCCAGCTTTGGAGGGACTTCCGTCAGTGCTATTCCTCCAGACAGCTGCTCTACTGGTCAGTGTGGTGGGCGATGGCCACCTGTGGCTACAACCAGACTGTCAACTATGTGCAG GTGCTGTGGGAGCACGTGCAGCCTTCTCAAAACTTCAGCATCTACAACGGAGGCGTGGAGGCAGTGTCCAACCTGTTTG GTGCAGCAACAGCCTATGGTATAGGCTTCACTGAGGTGAGATGGGAACAGTGGGGAGAGCTGGCCCTGGGTGGTTTTTCTGGACTCGGGTCAGCAGCGCTCTTCCTCATGACCTTCACTGGCAACATCTGGGTCTGCTACATCAGTTATGTTGTTTTCAAGGGCCTGTACATGCTGCTGATAACAATAGCCAT GTTCCAGATTGCAGCTGATCTGACAATGGAAAGATATGCACTGGTTTTTGGGGCGAACAGCTTTGGAGCATTGGCCCTACAGACGATCATCACTTCTGTTGTGGTCGACAGTAGAGGACTGGGCCTGGGCATCATCCCACAG TTCACAATATATGCCAGCTACTTCTCATTCATCGCTGTTGTCTTTTCACTTCGGGGACTGTTTACCATTTGGACAGCACAGAGAAGAAGCAAAGACTCCATCActccagagaaaacagaacCTCCAGACTCTGTTGAACACAGATTCTGA
- the agfg1a gene encoding arf-GAP domain and FG repeat-containing protein 1a isoform X2 has protein sequence MAASAKRKQEEKHLKMLREMTSLPPNRKCFDCDQRGPTYANMTVGSFVCTSCSGILRGLNPPHRVKSISMTTFTQQEIEFLQKHGNEVCKQMWLGLYDDRTSSIPDFREPQKVKEFLQEKYEKKRWYVPPEQAKVVASVHASISGSSNSSTSSTPEVRPLKSLLGESAPSLHLNKNTPPNQSPVVSRGQTHQQQFHDKRFDLLSDLGGDIFAAPPNMNAGTSSGFANFAHFNSHTTAQNANANADFANFDAFGSTSGSTGGFPSAPQAPFHPTNTGSASGGLANANFANFDNFPKSCSADFGAFSSSSQSNSTGAGRDAVQSTSLPADRYAALADLDNVFSSAKTEQGGGIPGGVSSATAVAAAGVGGLTQKQQAVLAGGDRYAALAELDTVFSSSSPATSVYNTTSTSQGGMFGPETGVSTAQAQQALPGMAQGFGAQSTNPFVAAGVAPAAAPTNPFQSNGRAANMAAAAAAAAVSFGTGSMSMPAGFGNAAAYNLPTSFSGTFQQPFPGQAPFPQPPAYPQQPNGGGYPAFGQAKPVVTPFGQAMAGPMVSSNPFLGAGPSAQYPAGGSSTNPFL, from the exons ACGAGGACTGAATCCACCTCACAGAGTCAAGTCTATCTCCATGACAACCTTCACGCAACAGGAAATCGAGTTCTTGCAGAAACATGGCAATGAG GTGTGTAAGCAGATGTGGCTCGGTCTTTATGATGACAGAACCTCCTCAATACCAGACTTCAGAGAACCACAGAAAGTCAAGGAGTTCCTTCAAGAGAAATATGAGAAGAAAAGATG GTACGTACCTCCTGAGCAGGCCAAGGTAGTGGCATCCGTCCACGCTTCCATCTCTGGCTCCTcaaacagcagcaccagcagcactccGGAGGTTAGACCACTCAAATCCCTGCTGGGGGAGTCAGCCCCCTCCTTACACCTCAACAAGAACACCCCACCCAATCAG TCTCCAGTGGTGAGCCGTGGACAAACCCATCAGCAGCAGTTCCATGACAAGAGGTTTGACCTCCTCAGTGATTTGGGTGGAGACATCTTCGCTGCCCCGCCCAACATGAATGCAGGCACCAGCTCCGGTTTTGCTAACTTTGCACATTTCAACAGCCACACAA CGGCACAGAATGCCAACGCAAATGCAGACTTTGCTAATTTTGATGCGTTCGGGAGCACTTCTGGGTCAACAGGTGGTTTCCCCTCCGCACCCCAAGCCCCATTCCATCCCACAAATACAG GTAGCGCCTCAGGGGGACTAGCAAATGCCAATTTTGCAAATTTTGACAACTTCCCCAAATCGTGTAGTGCTGACTTTGGAGCCTTCAGTTCTTCCTCCCAGAGTAACTCCACAGGAGCTGGCAGAGATGCTGTACAGAGTACTAGCCTCCCTGCCGATAGATACGCAGCCCTGGCTGACCTGGATAACGTGTTTAGCTCTGCCAAAACAGAGCAAG GAGGTGGTATTCCTGGCGGGGTGAGCTCAGCCACAGcggtggcagcagcaggagtgggTGGTTTGACTCAGAAGCAGCAAGCAGTGCTAGCAGGGGGGGACCGCTATGCTGCTCTTGCTGAGCTGGATACTGTCTTCAGCTCCTCGTCCCCTGCCACTAGTGTTTACAACACCACCAGCACCTCACAAGG GGGCATGTTTGGCCCAGAGACTGGGGTGTCAACAGCACAAGCACAGCAGGCTCTGCCTGGCATGGCTCAAGGTTTTGGAG CTCAGTCAACTAATCCGTTTGTAGCTGCTGGAGTCGCCCCGGCAGCTGCTCCCACCAACCCGTTCCAGAGCAACGGCAGAGCAGCAAatatggcagcagcagcagcagcggcagcag TCTCATTTGGCACAGGGTCCATGAGTATGCCAGCCGGATTTGGGAACGCTGCAGCCTACAACCTCCCCACCAGCTTTAGTGGAACCTTCCAGCAACCCTTTCCTGGCCAGGCTCCCTTCCCTCAACCTCCTGCGTATCCCCAGCAACCCAATG GTGGTGGATATCCAGCCTTTGGCCAGGCCAAACCTGTTGTGACTCCTTTTGGGCAGGCAATGGCTGGACCTATGGTCTCAAGCAACCCTTTCCTG GGTGCGGGTCCATCTGCACAATATCCAGCCGGAGGCTCCTCAACAAATCCCTTCTTATAG
- the daw1 gene encoding dynein assembly factor with WD repeat domains 1: MKLKRFLLRYYPPGIILEYDKGGQLRTKSIDLLDLTPEINPDELLAEIRRSEPLITDSRADQVKQLIVRLQQKQRQQDHHRFCFMKELKAHILPLTNVAFDKSGSRFITGSYDRTCRVWDTASGRELHTLEGHRNVVYAITFNNPYGDKIATGSFDKTCKLWCAETGKCFHTFRGHMAEIVCLAFNPQSTLVATGSMDATAKLWDVETGDEVATLTGHTAEVLSLCFNTVGNQLVTGSFDHTVAIWDVASARRVHTLTGHRGEISNVQFNWDCSLIVTGSMDKTCKLWETGSGKCVATLVGHKEEVLDVCFDLSGQLIATASADGTARVFSANTHQCLMTLEGHDGEISKICFSPQGSRVLTASSDKTARLWDVQSGVCLQVLEGHTDEIFSCVFNYEGDTIITGSKDNTCRVWY; the protein is encoded by the exons ATGAAACTAAAGCGGTTCCTCCTCAGATATTATCCACCAG GTATCATCCTGGAATATGACAAAGGAGGACAGTTGAGGACCAAATCAATCGACCTTTTGGATTTGACTCCAGA AATAAACCCAGATGAGCTGTTGGCAGAAATCAGGCGATCAGAGCCTCTGATCACAGACTCCCGCGCTGATCAGGTTAAACAGCTGATCGTTCGACTTCAAcagaaacagaggcagcaggaCCACCACAGGTTCTGTTTCATGAAG gagcTCAAGGCACACATACTGCCACTGACAAATGTTGCCTTTGACAAGTCAGGGTCAAG GTTTATAACTGGGAGCTATGACAGGACATGTAGGGTTTGGGACACAGCCTCAGGCAGAGAGCTGCACACGCTGGAGGGTCACCGAAACGTGGTGTATGCAATTACCTTCAACAACCCCTATGG AGACAAGATTGCCACCGGCTCTTTTGATAAGACCTGCAAACTGTGGTGTGCTGAGACGGGCAAATGTTTTCATACCTTTCGTGGACACATGGCAGAAATA GTGTGCCTGGCGTTCAACCCCCAGAGTACACTGGTGGCCACAGGCAGCATGGATGCCACTGCAAAGCTGTGGGATGTGGAGACTGGGGATGAGGTGGCCACTCTGACT GGTCACACTGCAGAGGTCCTCTCTCTGTGCTTTAACACAGTGGGAAATCAGCTCGTCACTGGCTCCTTTGACCACACAGTTGCTATATGGGATGTTGCTTCAGCAAG acGTGTCCACACTCTGACTGGTCACAGGGGGGAAATCAGCAATGTTCAGTTTAACTGGGATTGCTCTCTCATAGTCACAGGCTCCATGGACAAAACCTGCAAG TTGTGGGAGACAGGCAGTGGGAAGTGTGTGGCCACCCTAGTTGGACACAAAGAAGAGGTGCTGGATGTGTGTTTTGATCTAAGTGGTCAGCTCATTGCCACTGCGTCTGCTGATG GTACGGCACGAGTGTTCagtgcaaacacacatcagtgtCTCATGACCCTCGAGGGCCACGATGGAGAGATCTCCAAG ATCTGTTTCAGCCCCCAGGGCAGCAGGGTCCTGACTGCTAGCTCAGACAAGACAGCTCGTCTGTGGGATGTTCAGTCAGGTGTCTGCCTTCAAGTTCTGGAGGGACACACCGACGAGATCTTCTCCTGTGTGTTCAACTATGAGGGCGACACGATCATTACAG GTAGTAAGGATAACACATGTCGGGTCTGGTACTGA
- the agfg1a gene encoding arf-GAP domain and FG repeat-containing protein 1a isoform X1, whose protein sequence is MAASAKRKQEEKHLKMLREMTSLPPNRKCFDCDQRGPTYANMTVGSFVCTSCSGILRGLNPPHRVKSISMTTFTQQEIEFLQKHGNEVCKQMWLGLYDDRTSSIPDFREPQKVKEFLQEKYEKKRWYVPPEQAKVVASVHASISGSSNSSTSSTPEVRPLKSLLGESAPSLHLNKNTPPNQSPVVSRGQTHQQQFHDKRFDLLSDLGGDIFAAPPNMNAGTSSGFANFAHFNSHTTAQNANANADFANFDAFGSTSGSTGGFPSAPQAPFHPTNTVFTVLSSSRSMGEFATALPLQGAHSSASGGLANANFANFDNFPKSCSADFGAFSSSSQSNSTGAGRDAVQSTSLPADRYAALADLDNVFSSAKTEQGGGIPGGVSSATAVAAAGVGGLTQKQQAVLAGGDRYAALAELDTVFSSSSPATSVYNTTSTSQGGMFGPETGVSTAQAQQALPGMAQGFGAQSTNPFVAAGVAPAAAPTNPFQSNGRAANMAAAAAAAAVSFGTGSMSMPAGFGNAAAYNLPTSFSGTFQQPFPGQAPFPQPPAYPQQPNGGGYPAFGQAKPVVTPFGQAMAGPMVSSNPFLGAGPSAQYPAGGSSTNPFL, encoded by the exons ACGAGGACTGAATCCACCTCACAGAGTCAAGTCTATCTCCATGACAACCTTCACGCAACAGGAAATCGAGTTCTTGCAGAAACATGGCAATGAG GTGTGTAAGCAGATGTGGCTCGGTCTTTATGATGACAGAACCTCCTCAATACCAGACTTCAGAGAACCACAGAAAGTCAAGGAGTTCCTTCAAGAGAAATATGAGAAGAAAAGATG GTACGTACCTCCTGAGCAGGCCAAGGTAGTGGCATCCGTCCACGCTTCCATCTCTGGCTCCTcaaacagcagcaccagcagcactccGGAGGTTAGACCACTCAAATCCCTGCTGGGGGAGTCAGCCCCCTCCTTACACCTCAACAAGAACACCCCACCCAATCAG TCTCCAGTGGTGAGCCGTGGACAAACCCATCAGCAGCAGTTCCATGACAAGAGGTTTGACCTCCTCAGTGATTTGGGTGGAGACATCTTCGCTGCCCCGCCCAACATGAATGCAGGCACCAGCTCCGGTTTTGCTAACTTTGCACATTTCAACAGCCACACAA CGGCACAGAATGCCAACGCAAATGCAGACTTTGCTAATTTTGATGCGTTCGGGAGCACTTCTGGGTCAACAGGTGGTTTCCCCTCCGCACCCCAAGCCCCATTCCATCCCACAAATACAG TGTTCACTGTGCTCTCATCCAGTCGCAGTATGGGTGAGTTTGCCACTGCTCTGCCTCTCCAGGGTGCACACA GTAGCGCCTCAGGGGGACTAGCAAATGCCAATTTTGCAAATTTTGACAACTTCCCCAAATCGTGTAGTGCTGACTTTGGAGCCTTCAGTTCTTCCTCCCAGAGTAACTCCACAGGAGCTGGCAGAGATGCTGTACAGAGTACTAGCCTCCCTGCCGATAGATACGCAGCCCTGGCTGACCTGGATAACGTGTTTAGCTCTGCCAAAACAGAGCAAG GAGGTGGTATTCCTGGCGGGGTGAGCTCAGCCACAGcggtggcagcagcaggagtgggTGGTTTGACTCAGAAGCAGCAAGCAGTGCTAGCAGGGGGGGACCGCTATGCTGCTCTTGCTGAGCTGGATACTGTCTTCAGCTCCTCGTCCCCTGCCACTAGTGTTTACAACACCACCAGCACCTCACAAGG GGGCATGTTTGGCCCAGAGACTGGGGTGTCAACAGCACAAGCACAGCAGGCTCTGCCTGGCATGGCTCAAGGTTTTGGAG CTCAGTCAACTAATCCGTTTGTAGCTGCTGGAGTCGCCCCGGCAGCTGCTCCCACCAACCCGTTCCAGAGCAACGGCAGAGCAGCAAatatggcagcagcagcagcagcggcagcag TCTCATTTGGCACAGGGTCCATGAGTATGCCAGCCGGATTTGGGAACGCTGCAGCCTACAACCTCCCCACCAGCTTTAGTGGAACCTTCCAGCAACCCTTTCCTGGCCAGGCTCCCTTCCCTCAACCTCCTGCGTATCCCCAGCAACCCAATG GTGGTGGATATCCAGCCTTTGGCCAGGCCAAACCTGTTGTGACTCCTTTTGGGCAGGCAATGGCTGGACCTATGGTCTCAAGCAACCCTTTCCTG GGTGCGGGTCCATCTGCACAATATCCAGCCGGAGGCTCCTCAACAAATCCCTTCTTATAG
- the slc19a3b gene encoding solute carrier family 19 member 3b produces the protein MTCWAKLESSSWIYPTALLSLYGFFANCRVAEPFLTPYLIGPNKNISEEVLTNYLFPIWTYSYLAFLFPIFLLTDFLRHKPLIMLQGFFLVTNYILLCFAPGLPAMTFLQVNYAVVTSTEVAYLSYIYSVIPVENYQRATGYLRSAMLAGYTFGASLGQILISLAGVDYFYINAITLGIVSMAFLISFWLPMPQRSLFFKGGEAAAVGLQSQQEGPPGPTGSEEPVMYKAEAGSEREKMEHDGSTGWCSGENVASAGHLLWQSFRESYSSRRLIYWSLWWALATAGYVQVFNYIQLMWDHVEPSATSSIYNGGVEAACSLVGAAAAFSVGHLKVTWTVWGELALGLFSAVATGAVFLMAFTSSIWVCYGGYVIFKSCYMFLITITTFQIAANLSMQCYALTFGINTFVALLLQTIITFIVVDEAVLGLDIVTQFIVYGSYYAVISVLFLIRGSYTACTFQRNPEAIDTNEEPSVEVISAEHF, from the exons ATGACGTGTTGGGCCAAGCTGGAGTCCTCCAGCTGGATCTATCCCACCGCACTCCTGTCCCTCTATGGGTTTTTTGCAAACTGCAGAGTAGCAGAGCCCTTCCTCACACCATACCTAATTGGACCAAACAAGAACATCTCTGAAGAAGTG CTGACCAACTACCTGTTCCCTATCTGGACATACTCCTACCTGGCGTTCCTTTTCCCCATTTTCCTTCTGACTGACTTCCTGAGGCACAAACCCCTCATTATGCTGCAGGGGTTCTTCCTGGTCACCAACTACATCCTGCTCTGCTTTGCCCCGGGTCTGCCCGCTATGACCTTCCTTCAG GTCAACTATGCTGTGGTGACATCCACAGAGGTGGCCTACTTGTCCTACATTTACAGCGTGATTCCAGTTGAGAATTACCAAAGAGCCACTGGTTACCTGCGGAGTGCCATGCTGGCTGGATATACATTCGGTGCCAGCCTGGGCCAAATTCTCATCTCCCTGGCGG GAGTGGACTACTTCTACATCAATGCTATCACCCTGGGGATAGTAAGCATGGCTTTTCTCATCTCCTTCTGGCTGCCCATGCCCCAGAGGAGCCTGTTCTTCAAAGGCGGAGAGGCTGCAGCTGTGGGCCTGCAGTCCCAGCAGGAGGGGCCGCCGGGACCGACTGGGTCTGAGGAGCCGGTGATGTATAAGGCCGAAGCTGGctcggagagagagaagatggagcATGATGGCAGCACTGGCTGGTGCAGCGGGGAAAACGTGGCCTCCGCGGGCCATCTACTTTGGCAAAGCTTCAGGGAGTCGTATTCTTCCAG GCGTTTAATCTACTGGTCCCTGTGGTGGGCTCTGGCCACAGCTGGCTATGTGCAGGTTTTCAACTACATCCAGTTGATGTGGGACCATGTAGAACCATCTGCCACATCGTCCATCTACAACGGAGGTGTAGAGGCTGCCTGCTCTCTTGTGG GTGCTGCAGCAGCCTTCTCTGTTGGCCACCTCAAGGTGACCTGGACCGTGTGGGGAGAGCTGGCACTAGGGTTGTTCTCAGCTGTAGCCACGGGTGCCGTCTTTCTCATGGCGTTCACCAGCAGTATCTGGGTGTGCTACGGTGGTTATGTCATATTCAAGTCCTGCTACATGTTTCTCATCACCATCACAAC ATTTCAGATCGCAGCCAACCTCTCCATGCAGTGCTATGCTCTGACATTTGGGATCAACACGTTTGTGGCCCTTCTGCTGCAGACCATTATAACATTCATAGTTGTGGATGAAGCTGTACTGGGACTGGACATTGTGACGCAG TTCATTGTCTACGGAAGCTACTACGCTGTCATCTCGGTGCTGTTTCTGATCCGAGGGAGCTACACTGCCTGTACATTTCAACGTAATCCAGAGGCCATAGATACCAACGAAGAGCCAAGTGTGGAGGTGATCTCTGCTGAACACTTCTGA
- the slc19a3a gene encoding thiamine transporter 1 isoform X1 → MEAAKKLREDWRYPTTLLCIYGFFSTVKPLEPFLIPYLTGPDKNLTTEQVNNQIFPVWTYSYLSVLVPVFLLTDWLRYKPVVVFQCVSLFVTTAMLRWMYSVPAMQAMQFFYGVVTASEVAYFSYIYSMVDLKRYRKATSYSRSVQLLGYTVGSVLGQLLVSFDLMSYDNIVVFTLVLTAIALFTSCLLPMPQQSMFFHRKHTGQKTATEGAKGHVDGTGDATEHTSGSKVSEEGVKVENAEVRGEMEDEAGTGLDEKGFKVEDLGESVGTNTCSKVLCQLWRDFRQCYSSRQLLYWSVWWAMATCGYNQTVNYVQVLWEHVQPSQNFSIYNGGVEAVSNLFGAATAYGIGFTEVRWEQWGELALGGFSGLGSAALFLMTFTGNIWVCYISYVVFKGLYMLLITIAMFQIAADLTMERYALVFGANSFGALALQTIITSVVVDSRGLGLGIIPQVSSLNRKMPSYIFSSVSMPTHHQKHYAFFCSSQYMPATSHSSLLSFHFGDCLPFGQHREEAKTPSLQRKQNLQTLLNTDSEIKERDAEILFNWPPFF, encoded by the exons ATGGAGGCAGCGAAGAAGTTGAGGGAAGACTGGAGGTATCCCACAACTCTGCTGTGCATATATGGATTCTTCAGCACAGTTAAACCCCTGGAGCCTTTCCTCATCCCATACCTGACAGGACCGGACAAGAATTTGACAACGGAGCAG GTAAACAATCAAATTTTCCCAGTGTGGACGTACTCCTACCTGTCTGTGCTGGTGCCGGTGTTCCTGCTGACGGACTGGCTGCGCTACAAGCCTGTGGTGGTGTTTCAGTGCGTCAGCCTCTTTGTCACCACAGCGATGCTACGCTGGATGTACAGTGTACCCGCCATGCAGGCCATGCAGTTCTTCTACGGGGTGGTGACAGCCAGTGAGGTGGCCTATTTCTCCTACATCTACAG tatgGTGGATCTGAAGAGATACCGAAAAGCCACCTCTTACAGCCGCAGTGTGCAGCTCCTGGGGTACACAGTGGGCTCTGTGCTGGGCCAGCTGCTCGTCAGCTTCGACCTCATGTCCTACGACAACATCGTGGTATTTACTCTAGTTCTTACTGCCATCGCTCTCTTCACTTCCTGCCTCCTGCCAATGCCTCAGCAGAGCATGTTCTTTCACCGCAAACACACTggacagaaaacagcaacagagGGTGCAAAGGGTCATGTAGATGGGACTGGGGATGCAACGGAACACACAAGTGGATCAAAGGTTTCCGAGGAAGGAGTAAAAGTTGAAAATGCGGAAGTAAGAGGTGAAATGGAGGATGAAGCAGGAACAGGACTTGATGAGAAAGGCTTTAAAGTTGAGGACCTTGGTGAGTCAGTTGGCACAAACACCTGTAGCAAAGTCCTCTGCCAGCTTTGGAGGGACTTCCGTCAGTGCTATTCCTCCAGACAGCTGCTCTACTGGTCAGTGTGGTGGGCGATGGCCACCTGTGGCTACAACCAGACTGTCAACTATGTGCAG GTGCTGTGGGAGCACGTGCAGCCTTCTCAAAACTTCAGCATCTACAACGGAGGCGTGGAGGCAGTGTCCAACCTGTTTG GTGCAGCAACAGCCTATGGTATAGGCTTCACTGAGGTGAGATGGGAACAGTGGGGAGAGCTGGCCCTGGGTGGTTTTTCTGGACTCGGGTCAGCAGCGCTCTTCCTCATGACCTTCACTGGCAACATCTGGGTCTGCTACATCAGTTATGTTGTTTTCAAGGGCCTGTACATGCTGCTGATAACAATAGCCAT GTTCCAGATTGCAGCTGATCTGACAATGGAAAGATATGCACTGGTTTTTGGGGCGAACAGCTTTGGAGCATTGGCCCTACAGACGATCATCACTTCTGTTGTGGTCGACAGTAGAGGACTGGGCCTGGGCATCATCCCACAGGTGAGCAGTCTGAACAGAAAAATGCCAAGTTATATCTTCAGCAGTGTTTCCATGCCCACTCATCACCAAAAACATTATGCCTTTTTCTGCAGTTCACAATATATGCCAGCTACTTCTCATTCATCGCTGTTGTCTTTTCACTTCGGGGACTGTTTACCATTTGGACAGCACAGAGAAGAAGCAAAGACTCCATCActccagagaaaacagaacCTCCAGACTCTGTTGAACACAGATTCTGAGATCAAGGAACGTGACGCCGAGATATTGTTCAATTGGCCCCCatttttttga